The following proteins are encoded in a genomic region of Ailuropoda melanoleuca isolate Jingjing chromosome 10, ASM200744v2, whole genome shotgun sequence:
- the DEXI gene encoding dexamethasone-induced protein: protein MPGARVAAHLDALGPLVPYVPPSLLPSMFYVGLFFVNVLILYYAFLMEYIVLNVGLVFLPEDMDQALVDLGVLSDPGSGLYDADSELDVFDGYLE from the coding sequence ATGCCCGGCGCCCGGGTCGCGGCCCACTTGGACGCGCTGGGCCCCCTGGTCCCCTACGTGCCGCCGTCGCTGTTGCCCTCTATGTTCTACGTGGGCCTGTTTTTCGTCAATGTGCTGATCCTATACTACGCCTTCCTCATGGAGTACATTGTCCTCAACGTGGGCCTCGTCTTCCTGCCCGAGGACATGGACCAGGCGCTCGTGGACCTCGGCGTGCTCTCCGACCCCGGCTCGGGCCTCTACGATGCCGATTCGGAGCTCGATGTCTTCGATGGTTACTTGGAGTAG